One region of Yersinia bercovieri ATCC 43970 genomic DNA includes:
- the secF gene encoding protein translocase subunit SecF has protein sequence MAQDYTVEQLNYGRRVYDFMRWDNVAFGISLLLLVASIAVMSTKGFNWGLDFTGGTVIEINLEKPADLDQLRDTLEKAGFESPILQNFGSTRDVMVRMPPATGTAGQELGNKVISVINESVDKNASVKRIEFVGPSVGSDLAQAGGMALLVALLCILVYVGFRFEWRLALGAVIALAHDVIITMGILSLFHIEIDLTIVASLMSVIGYSLNDSIVVSDRIRENFRKIRRGTPYEIMNVSLTQTLSRTLMTSGTTLMVVLMLFIFGGAMLQGFSLTMLIGVSIGTVSSIYVASALALKLGMKREHMLQQKVEKEGADQPSILP, from the coding sequence GTGGCACAGGATTATACTGTTGAACAACTGAACTATGGCCGTAGAGTCTATGACTTTATGCGCTGGGATAACGTTGCTTTCGGCATCTCGTTGCTGCTGTTGGTTGCATCAATTGCGGTAATGTCCACCAAAGGGTTCAACTGGGGTCTTGATTTCACTGGTGGTACGGTGATTGAAATTAACCTGGAAAAACCTGCTGATCTGGACCAACTGCGCGACACACTAGAAAAGGCGGGTTTTGAGTCGCCAATTCTGCAAAACTTTGGTAGCACTCGTGATGTGATGGTACGTATGCCACCTGCAACCGGGACTGCCGGGCAGGAGCTGGGTAACAAAGTCATATCCGTTATCAATGAGTCAGTTGATAAGAATGCATCGGTAAAACGTATCGAATTCGTCGGCCCAAGTGTGGGGAGTGATTTAGCCCAGGCCGGTGGTATGGCGTTATTAGTGGCGTTGCTGTGTATTCTGGTTTATGTCGGTTTCCGTTTTGAATGGCGTTTGGCGCTAGGGGCGGTTATCGCTCTGGCCCATGACGTGATTATTACCATGGGGATCTTGTCGTTATTCCATATCGAGATTGACCTAACTATCGTCGCTTCATTGATGTCAGTTATTGGTTACTCACTTAACGACAGCATTGTGGTCTCTGACCGTATTCGTGAAAACTTCCGCAAAATTCGTCGCGGCACACCTTACGAAATCATGAACGTGTCTTTGACCCAAACCCTAAGCCGTACCCTTATGACTTCTGGGACTACGCTGATGGTGGTATTGATGCTGTTTATCTTCGGTGGTGCGATGCTGCAAGGCTTCTCACTGACGATGCTGATCGGTGTGTCCATCGGTACAGTTTCATCCATCTACGTTGCGTCCGCGCTGGCGTTGAAACTGGGTATGAAACGTGAGCATATGTTGCAGCAAAAAGTTGAGAAAGAGGGCGCAGATCAGCCTTCAATCCTGCCGTAA
- the nrdR gene encoding transcriptional regulator NrdR gives MHCPFCAAVDTKVIDSRLVSDGSQVRRRRQCLDCNERFTTFEVAELVLPRVIKSDDVREPFNEDKLRRGMLKALEKRPVSSDDVETAISHIKSQLRATGEREVPTKMVGNLVMEALKRLDKVAYIRFASVYRSFEDIREFGEEIARLQD, from the coding sequence ATGCATTGCCCGTTTTGTGCCGCTGTGGATACTAAAGTCATTGACTCCCGTCTGGTGAGCGATGGTTCGCAAGTGCGCCGTCGCCGCCAGTGTTTAGATTGTAATGAGCGTTTTACCACGTTTGAAGTCGCGGAGTTGGTACTGCCGCGCGTGATTAAAAGTGATGATGTACGTGAACCCTTTAATGAAGATAAATTGCGCCGTGGTATGCTGAAAGCATTAGAAAAGCGGCCGGTTAGCTCTGATGACGTTGAAACCGCGATAAGTCATATCAAATCCCAGTTACGCGCCACGGGTGAACGTGAAGTACCCACCAAAATGGTCGGTAATCTGGTGATGGAGGCGCTGAAACGCCTGGATAAAGTGGCTTATATCCGCTTTGCCTCGGTCTATCGCAGCTTTGAAGATATCCGCGAGTTCGGCGAAGAAATTGCCCGTTTGCAGGATTAA
- the ribD gene encoding bifunctional diaminohydroxyphosphoribosylaminopyrimidine deaminase/5-amino-6-(5-phosphoribosylamino)uracil reductase RibD, translating into MQPDEFYMARAFELARMGRFTTPPNPNVGCVLVRDGEIVGEGYHLRAGEPHAEVHALRMAGEKARGATAYVTLEPCSHHGRTPPCADALVAAGVIRVVAAMQDPNPQVAGRGLYKLKQAGIAVDHGLMLAEAEAVNLGFLKRMRTGFPYLQLKMAASLDGRTAMASGESQWITSPQARQDVQRFRAESAAILSTSATVLADDPSLTVRWDELDSETQGWYPQARLRQPIRIILDSHNRVTPHHKVIQQDGPCWLARVEADEQLWPANVEQLLLPRHGNGVDLVLLMMQLGKRQINSVWVEAGPQLAGALLQAGVVDELILYIAPKLLGSDARGLCELTGLTSLSQAPEFVFSDVRPVGPDLRLRLKPKY; encoded by the coding sequence ATGCAGCCCGATGAATTCTATATGGCGCGCGCCTTCGAATTGGCGCGAATGGGGCGCTTTACCACGCCACCTAACCCTAATGTCGGCTGTGTGCTGGTTCGCGATGGTGAGATTGTCGGTGAGGGCTATCACTTGCGAGCCGGAGAGCCACATGCTGAAGTGCATGCTTTGCGCATGGCCGGTGAGAAAGCGCGCGGTGCCACCGCCTATGTCACCCTCGAGCCATGTAGCCACCATGGACGTACACCGCCCTGTGCTGATGCCTTGGTTGCTGCAGGGGTCATTCGAGTTGTCGCGGCCATGCAAGACCCCAATCCGCAGGTTGCTGGGCGCGGGTTATATAAATTGAAGCAAGCGGGTATCGCCGTCGATCATGGCTTAATGTTGGCGGAGGCTGAGGCGGTTAATCTTGGTTTCCTAAAACGAATGCGCACGGGGTTCCCCTATCTGCAATTAAAAATGGCCGCATCCCTGGATGGGCGAACCGCGATGGCGTCGGGGGAAAGTCAGTGGATTACCTCGCCGCAGGCGCGGCAAGATGTGCAGCGTTTTCGGGCTGAAAGTGCGGCGATTCTAAGTACCAGTGCCACTGTCTTGGCGGATGATCCTTCACTCACTGTGCGCTGGGATGAGTTAGATAGCGAAACTCAGGGCTGGTATCCGCAAGCCAGATTGCGCCAGCCGATCCGAATTATACTTGATAGCCATAACCGCGTGACGCCACATCATAAAGTGATACAGCAAGATGGCCCATGCTGGTTGGCCCGTGTTGAGGCTGATGAGCAGCTGTGGCCGGCGAATGTAGAGCAACTCTTGCTACCTCGTCATGGCAATGGTGTGGATTTAGTGTTGTTGATGATGCAACTGGGCAAGCGGCAGATTAACTCAGTTTGGGTTGAGGCGGGGCCACAGCTGGCAGGCGCACTGCTACAGGCCGGCGTAGTTGATGAGTTAATTTTGTATATCGCGCCAAAACTATTAGGCAGTGATGCCCGCGGATTATGCGAACTGACTGGATTAACAAGTTTGTCGCAAGCGCCCGAGTTTGTATTCAGTGATGTACGACCGGTGGGGCCAGATCTCCGCTTGCGCTTGAAACCGAAGTATTAA
- the ribE gene encoding 6,7-dimethyl-8-ribityllumazine synthase has protein sequence MNVIEGVVATPNARVAIAIARFNNFINNSLLEGAIDALKRVGQVSDDNITVVWVPGAYELPLVANVLAKTNRYDAVIGLGTVIRGGTAHFEYVAGEASSGLANVAMNSDIPVAFGVLTTESIEQAIERAGTKAGNKGAEAALTALEMINVIKAIKG, from the coding sequence ATGAACGTTATCGAAGGTGTTGTTGCTACTCCTAATGCCCGCGTGGCGATTGCAATTGCGCGTTTTAACAACTTTATCAACAACAGCTTGCTGGAAGGTGCAATCGATGCCCTGAAGCGGGTTGGTCAGGTATCCGATGACAATATTACTGTTGTTTGGGTGCCAGGGGCTTATGAGCTGCCGTTGGTCGCTAATGTACTAGCAAAAACCAATCGTTACGATGCGGTCATTGGACTGGGTACCGTGATCCGTGGGGGCACGGCGCACTTTGAGTATGTTGCTGGTGAAGCGAGTTCTGGCTTAGCGAATGTCGCCATGAACAGTGATATCCCAGTGGCTTTCGGTGTGCTGACCACAGAGAGTATTGAGCAAGCCATTGAGCGTGCGGGTACTAAAGCAGGTAATAAAGGTGCAGAAGCTGCCCTGACCGCGCTTGAAATGATTAATGTAATCAAAGCTATTAAAGGCTGA
- the nusB gene encoding transcription antitermination factor NusB: MKPAARRRARECAVQALYSWQLSKNDIADVELQFLSEQDVKDVDIAYFRELLSGVAVNAASLDALMAPVLSRQLEELGQVERAVLRIALFELSKREDVPYKVAINEAIELAKTFGAEDSHKFVNGVLDKLAPTVRKKK; this comes from the coding sequence GTGAAACCTGCTGCTCGTCGCCGCGCTCGTGAGTGCGCTGTTCAAGCGCTTTACTCTTGGCAGTTGTCTAAAAACGACATCGCTGATGTTGAATTACAGTTCCTGTCGGAGCAGGATGTCAAAGATGTCGACATCGCCTATTTTCGTGAATTGCTCTCCGGGGTTGCTGTTAACGCCGCATCTCTGGATGCGTTAATGGCCCCCGTGCTTTCTCGCCAGCTCGAAGAATTAGGTCAGGTTGAAAGAGCGGTTCTGCGTATTGCGCTGTTTGAATTGAGCAAACGTGAAGATGTCCCTTATAAAGTGGCGATCAATGAAGCTATTGAACTCGCCAAAACTTTCGGCGCGGAAGATAGCCATAAGTTTGTCAACGGAGTGCTGGATAAGCTAGCTCCGACAGTACGTAAGAAAAAATAA
- the thiL gene encoding thiamine-phosphate kinase, with amino-acid sequence MACGEFDLIARYFDRFRSNRRDVELGIGDDCALLTVAEKQLLAISTDTLVSGVHFLADIDPADLGYKSLAVNLSDLAAMGADPAWLSLALTLPNVNEDWLQSFSDSLFDQLNYYGMQLIGGDTTRGPLSLTLTIQGLIPEGRALTRAGARIGDWIYVTGTLGDSAAGLAILQNELRVDDEADRAALIHRHLRPQPRVLQGQALRSLASSAIDISDGLISDLQHILKASHCGARIELDHLPYSDALKNQVDAEQALRWALSGGEDYELCFTVPEINRGALDVALSNTGASYTCIGQIGPQTEGVKFFREGKVVDLDFHGFDHFSTGKSHG; translated from the coding sequence ATGGCATGTGGCGAATTTGACCTCATTGCCCGCTACTTTGACCGGTTCAGAAGTAATCGCCGGGATGTAGAGCTGGGTATTGGAGACGACTGCGCACTTCTTACAGTGGCAGAGAAACAGCTGTTAGCCATCAGTACAGATACACTGGTGTCTGGCGTTCACTTCCTGGCGGATATCGATCCCGCCGATCTGGGTTACAAATCTTTAGCGGTAAACCTGAGCGATTTAGCGGCTATGGGTGCCGATCCTGCTTGGCTATCTCTTGCTTTGACCCTACCTAATGTCAATGAAGATTGGTTGCAATCCTTCAGTGACAGCTTATTTGATCAGCTTAATTATTACGGTATGCAATTGATTGGTGGTGATACCACCCGTGGGCCATTGAGTCTGACGCTAACTATCCAAGGTCTGATACCAGAAGGGCGGGCATTGACCCGTGCTGGCGCGCGGATCGGCGACTGGATTTATGTTACCGGCACTTTGGGTGACAGTGCTGCGGGTTTGGCTATTTTACAAAATGAGCTGCGTGTTGATGATGAAGCTGACCGAGCGGCATTAATCCACCGCCATTTACGGCCACAACCTCGCGTGTTGCAGGGCCAGGCGCTGCGCTCACTTGCCAGCTCTGCTATCGATATTTCTGATGGATTGATCTCTGATCTGCAACATATCCTAAAAGCCAGTCATTGCGGTGCGCGCATTGAATTGGATCACTTGCCATATTCTGATGCGCTGAAAAATCAAGTTGATGCCGAGCAGGCGCTGCGCTGGGCATTGAGTGGTGGCGAGGATTATGAGCTGTGCTTTACGGTGCCAGAAATAAACCGTGGTGCATTGGATGTTGCCCTCAGTAATACCGGCGCAAGCTATACTTGCATTGGTCAGATTGGGCCACAGACGGAGGGGGTTAAATTCTTCCGCGAAGGAAAAGTGGTTGATCTGGATTTCCATGGTTTTGATCACTTCTCAACGGGTAAATCCCATGGATGA
- the pgpA gene encoding phosphatidylglycerophosphatase A, translating to MDEAKGRLRLANPWHLLATGFGSGLSPWAPGTTGSIAAIPFWLLLIQLPWQLYSLVVMFSICIGVYICHRTAKDMKVHDHGSIVWDEFVGMWITLMALPVNDWQWVVAGFVVFRIFDIWKPWPIRWFDRNVHGGMGIMIDDIIAGVIAAAIIFVIGHYWPIDLFY from the coding sequence ATGGATGAAGCCAAAGGGCGCTTGCGGTTAGCTAATCCCTGGCACTTATTGGCCACCGGTTTTGGTAGTGGCTTATCGCCGTGGGCACCGGGCACCACGGGTTCTATTGCGGCTATCCCATTCTGGCTGTTATTGATTCAGCTACCCTGGCAGCTTTACTCCTTGGTGGTGATGTTCAGTATCTGCATTGGCGTTTATATTTGCCATCGCACCGCGAAAGATATGAAAGTTCATGACCACGGCAGCATTGTCTGGGATGAGTTTGTCGGAATGTGGATTACCTTGATGGCGTTGCCAGTAAATGATTGGCAATGGGTCGTCGCCGGTTTTGTCGTTTTCCGCATTTTTGATATTTGGAAGCCCTGGCCTATTCGCTGGTTTGATCGTAATGTTCACGGCGGGATGGGGATAATGATTGATGACATTATTGCTGGGGTGATTGCCGCCGCGATTATCTTTGTCATCGGCCATTACTGGCCAATAGATCTATTCTATTAA
- the dxs gene encoding 1-deoxy-D-xylulose-5-phosphate synthase: MSLDIAKYPTLALAENPEELRMLPKDSLPKLCDELRQYLLASVSRSSGHFASGLGVVELTVALHYVYNTPFDHLVWDVGHQAYPHKILTGRREQIGTIRQKDGLHPFPWRGESEYDVLSVGHSSTSISAGLGMAVAAEREGKGRRTVCVIGDGAITAGMAFEAMNHAGDIHSDMLVILNDNEMSISENVGGLNNHLAQLLSGKLYASLREGGKKAFSGLPPIKDLLKRTEEHLKGMVVPSTLFEELGFNYIGPVDGHDVQALTQTLKNMRDLKGPQLLHIMTKKGKGYAPAEKDPIGWHAVPKFDPASGTLPKSQGVLPTYSKIFGEWLCETAAKDSQLMAVTPAMREGSGMVRFSREYPQQYFDVAIAEQHAVTFAAGLAIGGYKPIVAIYSTFLQRAYDQLIHDVAIQNLPVLFAIDRGGLVGADGQTHQGAFDLSFMRCIPNMVIMTPSDENQCRQMLHTGYHHNGPAAVRYPRGNGTGALLEPLEIMPIGKGIVRREGEKVAILCFGTLLAQAQQVADKLNATLVDMRFVKPLDEELVQEMAVSHEFLVTVEENAIMGGAGSGVNELLMAKRQLVPVLNIGLPDYFVPQGEQDEMRAEFGLDAAGIQRQIEAWLA; the protein is encoded by the coding sequence ATGAGCCTTGATATAGCCAAATACCCGACATTGGCACTTGCGGAGAATCCTGAAGAGCTGCGCATGTTGCCAAAAGATAGCCTGCCGAAGTTATGTGATGAGCTACGGCAGTATTTGCTCGCGTCTGTTAGCCGCTCCAGTGGGCATTTTGCTTCTGGATTGGGCGTGGTTGAGCTAACTGTCGCGTTACATTACGTCTACAACACACCTTTTGATCACCTGGTGTGGGACGTCGGCCATCAGGCTTATCCACATAAAATATTGACCGGCCGCCGTGAACAAATTGGTACTATTCGCCAGAAAGATGGTTTACATCCATTCCCTTGGCGCGGCGAGAGTGAATATGATGTGCTTTCTGTCGGCCACTCCTCCACCTCAATCAGCGCGGGTTTGGGGATGGCGGTTGCCGCTGAGCGGGAAGGTAAAGGGCGTCGCACCGTGTGTGTCATTGGTGATGGGGCGATTACTGCCGGTATGGCTTTCGAAGCCATGAACCATGCTGGTGATATTCACTCAGATATGCTGGTTATCCTTAACGATAATGAAATGTCTATCTCCGAAAATGTGGGTGGACTAAATAATCATTTAGCTCAGCTATTATCGGGGAAACTCTATGCCAGCCTGCGCGAAGGCGGCAAAAAGGCATTTTCCGGTTTACCGCCAATTAAAGATCTGCTGAAACGTACCGAAGAGCACCTGAAGGGCATGGTGGTACCGAGTACCCTATTTGAAGAGTTAGGTTTTAATTATATTGGCCCAGTCGATGGTCACGATGTGCAGGCACTGACGCAGACGCTAAAAAATATGCGCGATCTGAAAGGCCCGCAACTCCTTCATATCATGACCAAAAAAGGCAAAGGCTACGCACCGGCGGAGAAAGACCCTATCGGCTGGCACGCGGTGCCAAAATTTGATCCCGCCTCAGGTACTTTACCGAAGAGTCAGGGCGTACTACCGACCTATTCCAAAATATTTGGTGAGTGGTTATGTGAAACCGCCGCCAAAGATAGCCAACTGATGGCGGTGACCCCGGCAATGCGCGAAGGCTCAGGGATGGTGCGCTTCTCCCGCGAATATCCGCAGCAATATTTTGATGTGGCCATAGCCGAGCAACACGCTGTTACCTTTGCAGCAGGTCTGGCAATTGGTGGCTATAAACCGATCGTTGCCATCTATTCGACTTTCCTGCAACGGGCCTATGATCAATTAATTCATGATGTTGCCATCCAGAATCTGCCGGTTCTGTTTGCGATTGACCGTGGCGGCCTGGTGGGTGCAGATGGTCAAACCCATCAAGGTGCGTTTGATCTCTCATTCATGCGTTGCATTCCAAATATGGTCATCATGACCCCAAGTGATGAGAACCAGTGCCGTCAAATGCTGCACACCGGCTATCACCATAATGGGCCTGCGGCAGTGCGCTACCCACGAGGTAATGGGACAGGTGCACTACTCGAGCCATTAGAGATCATGCCTATTGGTAAAGGGATAGTGCGCCGCGAAGGTGAAAAAGTTGCCATTCTGTGCTTCGGCACTTTACTGGCACAGGCGCAACAAGTGGCCGATAAGCTGAATGCCACACTGGTTGACATGCGTTTCGTGAAGCCATTGGATGAAGAATTGGTACAAGAGATGGCAGTCAGCCATGAGTTCTTGGTCACCGTGGAAGAGAACGCCATCATGGGTGGAGCTGGTAGTGGCGTTAATGAACTGTTGATGGCGAAACGGCAGTTAGTACCGGTGCTGAATATCGGCTTACCCGATTATTTCGTTCCACAAGGTGAGCAAGATGAGATGCGGGCTGAATTTGGTTTAGATGCCGCAGGTATACAGCGCCAGATTGAAGCCTGGCTGGCGTAA
- the ispA gene encoding (2E,6E)-farnesyl diphosphate synthase: MSNAHSSTDFSQQLAAHQQRVNQALLDFIAPLPFGESDLVEAMRYGAVLGGKRLRPYLVYATGQMFGLSLTALDAPAAAIECIHAYSLIHDDLPAMDNDDLRRGQPTCHIKFGEANAILAGDALQTLAFTILAEAEMPDVADKDRLAMVAELAHASGVAGMCGGQALDLEAEARQISLAELEQIHRHKTGALIRAAVRLGALAAGARGRAALPLLDRYAEAIGLAFQVQDDILDVIGDTATIGKRQGSDQQLGKSTYPALLGLDCAKAKAMDLYQEALSALNALSAQSYNIAPLQALACFIIERDN, encoded by the coding sequence ATGTCTAACGCCCACTCATCCACCGATTTTAGCCAGCAACTTGCCGCACACCAGCAACGAGTGAATCAGGCGCTACTGGACTTTATCGCCCCTCTGCCCTTTGGTGAGAGCGATTTGGTCGAAGCTATGCGTTATGGTGCCGTGTTAGGTGGCAAGCGGCTGCGCCCCTATTTGGTGTATGCCACAGGTCAAATGTTTGGCCTGTCGCTGACCGCTTTAGATGCCCCTGCGGCAGCAATTGAATGTATCCATGCTTATTCATTGATTCACGATGATTTACCGGCGATGGATAACGATGATTTACGCCGTGGGCAGCCCACTTGCCACATTAAATTCGGTGAAGCTAACGCCATTCTGGCAGGTGATGCGCTGCAAACGCTGGCCTTCACCATTTTGGCCGAAGCAGAGATGCCTGATGTGGCAGATAAAGATCGTCTGGCAATGGTGGCTGAATTAGCCCATGCCAGCGGTGTTGCAGGGATGTGTGGTGGTCAGGCACTGGATCTGGAAGCCGAAGCCCGCCAGATCTCACTGGCCGAGCTGGAACAGATTCATCGTCATAAAACCGGGGCATTGATCCGCGCGGCAGTGCGCCTCGGAGCATTGGCAGCCGGTGCTCGTGGGCGTGCAGCATTGCCGTTACTTGATCGTTACGCCGAGGCGATCGGCCTGGCCTTCCAGGTGCAGGACGATATTTTAGACGTTATTGGTGATACAGCTACAATTGGTAAACGTCAGGGATCAGATCAGCAACTTGGGAAAAGCACCTATCCCGCACTTCTGGGGTTAGATTGCGCTAAAGCTAAAGCTATGGATCTGTATCAGGAAGCGCTCAGCGCCCTGAATGCCCTTTCAGCACAATCCTATAACATAGCGCCCTTGCAAGCATTAGCCTGCTTTATTATTGAGCGCGATAACTAG
- the xseB gene encoding exodeoxyribonuclease VII small subunit, whose amino-acid sequence MPKKAASPETKAASFETSLSELEQIVTRLESGELPLEEALNEFERGVQLARLGQQTLLQAEQRVQVLLSDDVDAPLVPFTPDAE is encoded by the coding sequence ATGCCGAAAAAAGCCGCATCACCCGAAACCAAAGCAGCCAGTTTTGAAACATCGCTCAGCGAACTGGAACAGATTGTGACTCGCCTGGAGTCCGGTGAACTTCCGCTAGAAGAGGCGCTAAATGAGTTTGAGCGGGGCGTACAGTTGGCGCGTCTTGGGCAGCAGACCTTATTACAAGCCGAGCAGCGCGTGCAGGTTCTTCTGAGCGACGATGTTGATGCGCCATTAGTCCCTTTCACGCCAGATGCTGAGTAA
- the thiI gene encoding tRNA uracil 4-sulfurtransferase ThiI: MKFIIKLFPEITIKSQSVRLRFIKILTTNIRNVLKNLEDDSLAVVRHWDHIEIRTKDDNLGPQICDALTRVPGIHHILEVEDRSYTDMHNIFEQTLAAYRETLVGKTFCVRVKRRGKHEFTSGDVERYVGGGLNQHIDSAKVKLTNPQVTVHLEVDQDKLTLIKARHEGLGGFPIGTQEDVLSLISGGFDSGVSSYMLMRRGCRVHYCFFNLGGSAHEIGVKQVAHYLWNRFGSSHRVRFVAIDFEPVVGEILEKVEDGQMGVVLKRMMVRAASQVAERYGVQALVTGEALGQVSSQTLTNLRLIDNASDTLILRPLISHDKEHIINLARKIGTEDFAKTMPEYCGVISKSPTVKAVKAKIEEEESHFDFSILDRVVSEAKNVDIREIAEQSREQLVEVETVAELAESDVLLDIRAPDEQEEKPLKLDQVTVKSLPFYKLSSQFADLDQSKTYLLYCDRGVMSRLQALYLREQGYTNVKVYRP; the protein is encoded by the coding sequence ATGAAGTTTATCATTAAATTATTCCCAGAAATCACCATCAAGAGTCAATCGGTGCGATTGCGCTTCATCAAAATTCTCACCACTAACATCCGCAACGTACTGAAAAACCTTGAGGATGACAGCCTTGCGGTTGTCCGTCATTGGGATCATATTGAAATCCGCACCAAAGATGACAACCTTGGCCCGCAGATTTGTGATGCGCTGACTCGCGTACCGGGGATTCACCATATCCTCGAAGTAGAAGATCGCAGCTACACCGATATGCACAATATTTTCGAGCAGACGCTGGCGGCTTATCGTGAGACGCTGGTCGGAAAAACATTCTGTGTGCGGGTAAAACGTCGTGGTAAGCATGAATTTACCTCTGGCGATGTTGAGCGATATGTTGGTGGTGGCCTAAACCAGCATATTGACAGTGCCAAAGTCAAACTGACGAACCCACAGGTCACCGTGCATCTGGAAGTTGATCAGGACAAACTGACGTTGATCAAGGCGCGTCACGAAGGTCTGGGTGGTTTCCCGATTGGCACGCAGGAAGATGTTTTATCTTTGATTTCAGGCGGTTTTGACTCAGGTGTCTCCAGCTACATGCTGATGCGCCGTGGTTGCCGCGTGCACTACTGCTTCTTTAATCTCGGCGGTTCAGCCCACGAAATTGGGGTTAAGCAAGTGGCGCATTACCTGTGGAACCGCTTCGGTAGCTCCCATCGGGTACGCTTTGTCGCCATTGATTTTGAACCGGTCGTGGGCGAAATTCTCGAAAAAGTTGAAGATGGCCAGATGGGCGTGGTGCTAAAACGCATGATGGTGCGAGCGGCGTCGCAGGTTGCAGAACGTTATGGCGTTCAGGCCCTGGTTACCGGTGAAGCGCTGGGGCAGGTCTCCAGCCAGACACTCACCAACTTGCGCTTAATTGATAATGCCTCGGATACCCTGATTCTGCGCCCACTGATCTCTCATGATAAAGAGCACATCATCAATCTGGCGCGGAAAATCGGCACTGAAGATTTCGCTAAAACCATGCCGGAATATTGTGGTGTGATCTCAAAAAGCCCAACGGTGAAAGCGGTTAAGGCGAAGATTGAGGAGGAGGAGTCTCACTTTGATTTCTCCATCCTGGATCGGGTGGTTAGTGAAGCTAAAAACGTCGATATCCGTGAAATTGCAGAGCAGAGCCGTGAGCAACTGGTGGAAGTTGAAACCGTTGCCGAGCTGGCGGAGAGTGATGTACTGCTGGATATCCGCGCGCCGGATGAACAGGAAGAGAAGCCGCTTAAGCTGGATCAGGTGACGGTAAAATCGCTGCCATTCTATAAGTTAAGCTCGCAGTTCGCCGATCTGGATCAGAGCAAGACTTACCTGCTGTATTGTGATCGCGGGGTGATGAGCCGTTTGCAGGCACTTTATCTGCGTGAACAGGGGTATACCAATGTGAAAGTGTACCGCCCTTAG
- the yajL gene encoding protein deglycase YajL — MSVSALVCLAPGSEETEAVTTIDVLVRAGIEVTTASVASDGALEIVCSRGVRLLADTRLVDVADQKFDVVVLPGGIKGAECFRDSPLLVATVRQTHNEGRLVAAICAAPALVLEHHNLFPVGNMTGYPALKDKISATKWMDQRVVYDRRVNLVTSQGPGTAIDFALKIVFLLLGREKAAEIAWQLVLPPGIYNYRE; from the coding sequence ATGAGCGTATCGGCGCTGGTTTGCCTGGCTCCTGGTAGCGAAGAGACCGAGGCAGTCACCACGATTGATGTTCTGGTGCGCGCAGGTATTGAGGTCACGACAGCGAGTGTTGCCAGTGATGGCGCATTAGAGATTGTCTGTTCGCGCGGCGTGCGGTTACTGGCCGATACGCGCTTAGTGGATGTGGCCGATCAGAAGTTTGATGTGGTGGTGCTCCCCGGTGGTATCAAAGGTGCCGAGTGCTTTCGCGATAGTCCGCTGCTAGTCGCCACTGTGCGCCAAACCCACAATGAGGGCCGCCTGGTCGCGGCAATTTGCGCCGCCCCCGCACTGGTTCTTGAGCATCATAATTTGTTTCCCGTCGGCAATATGACCGGATACCCGGCGCTGAAAGATAAAATCAGTGCCACCAAATGGATGGATCAGCGCGTGGTCTATGATCGGCGAGTGAACTTAGTTACCAGCCAAGGGCCAGGAACCGCCATCGATTTCGCGTTGAAAATTGTATTCCTGCTACTAGGGCGAGAAAAAGCCGCAGAGATTGCCTGGCAGTTGGTTCTACCGCCGGGGATTTATAATTATCGGGAATAG